A genomic region of Caenorhabditis elegans chromosome V contains the following coding sequences:
- the D2023.3 gene encoding C2 domain-containing protein (Confirmed by transcript evidence): MHSNGISRGHNGDSRRSSMVDATGRFCSQPMSGSPEILVGLCYDDKHEVVSVCIEKASSLGSDTAHPPDSFIRIIGLDEFSTELSRHKTDTVKHSTQPVYSHHCTMRFSKDKVETSTVRVEVWTVTGILRRKVQIGSISIGFASSTPDANEHWQQMMQGAGITVSKWHAIQSE; the protein is encoded by the exons ATGCATTCAAATGGTATTTCACGTGGACATAATGGAGACAGTCGGAGAAGTAGTATGGTTGATGCAACTGGAAGATTTTGTAGTCAACCGATGAGCGGTTCTCCCGag attctcgTTGGCCTCTGCTATGATGATAAACATGAAGTTGTGTCAGTCTGTATTGAGAAAGCATCTTCACTTGGTTCAGACACTGCTCATCCTCCAGATTCTTTTATAAGAATAATTGGTCTTGATGAATTCAGCACAGAGCTCTCTCGTCATAAAACAGATACAGTGAAGCATTCAACACAACCAGTTTACAGTCATCATTGTACTATGaga ttttcaaaagacAAAGTCGAGACATCAACAGTCCGAGTTGAAGTATGGACAGTCACCGGAATTCTTCGTCGTAAAGTTCAAATTGGCTCAATTTCCATTGGATTTGCTTCATCAACCCCTGATGCCAACGAGCATTGGCAACAGATGATGCAG